Proteins encoded together in one Microbacterium sp. zg-Y625 window:
- a CDS encoding WXG100 family type VII secretion target: MSSISVRPEQVIALAGQIRNGASGIRSRLDELESEVGSLRAKWDGEAQVAYDQAQAQWNQSLTRLNDLLQQIAGKTEEIAQGYVSTDKSAAGRFA; this comes from the coding sequence ATGTCATCCATCTCCGTTCGCCCCGAACAGGTCATCGCCCTCGCCGGTCAGATCCGCAACGGCGCTTCCGGCATCCGCTCGCGCCTCGATGAGCTCGAGTCCGAGGTCGGTTCGCTCCGCGCCAAGTGGGACGGCGAGGCTCAGGTCGCCTACGACCAGGCTCAGGCGCAGTGGAACCAGTCGCTCACGCGCCTGAACGACCTCCTGCAGCAGATCGCCGGCAAGACCGAGGAGATCGCTCAGGGGTACGTTTCGACCGACAAGTCGGCCGCCGGGCGCTTCGCCTGA
- a CDS encoding WXG100 family type VII secretion target: protein MADLIAAEEGALKRGAVAVNTAKSGIDEQVKKVRTELDQVAGFWSGAAASSYTQLLNRWNDETTKLNQVLVTLEDALRGTERDQAASEESHQQTINNLGSILG from the coding sequence GTGGCAGATCTCATTGCCGCCGAAGAAGGCGCGCTCAAGCGGGGAGCCGTTGCGGTCAACACCGCGAAGTCCGGAATCGACGAGCAGGTGAAGAAGGTGCGCACCGAGCTGGACCAGGTGGCCGGCTTCTGGAGCGGCGCCGCCGCGAGCTCGTACACCCAGCTGCTGAACCGCTGGAACGACGAGACGACCAAGCTGAACCAGGTTCTCGTCACGCTCGAGGACGCATTGCGCGGCACGGAGCGCGACCAGGCGGCATCCGAAGAGTCGCACCAGCAGACCATCAACAACCTCGGGTCGATCCTCGGCTGA